From a region of the Cyanobacterium sp. T60_A2020_053 genome:
- a CDS encoding rhodanese: MPNYSPIPTISVDELAVILADNPESYQLLDVRELSEVSIVNLPHFVVLPLSEFGEWSNQIQSKLDSQKETIVMCHHGIRSAQMCQWLISQGFTQVKNVSGGIDAYAYMVDDSLPRY, from the coding sequence ATGCCTAATTATTCTCCCATACCCACTATCAGCGTAGATGAATTAGCTGTGATTTTAGCCGATAACCCCGAATCATACCAACTTCTGGATGTGAGGGAGTTATCGGAAGTATCCATCGTTAATTTACCTCATTTTGTGGTTTTACCCCTCAGTGAATTTGGGGAATGGTCAAATCAAATTCAGAGTAAACTAGATTCACAGAAAGAAACCATCGTGATGTGTCATCATGGTATCCGTTCCGCCCAAATGTGTCAATGGTTAATATCTCAAGGATTTACTCAAGTTAAAAATGTCTCTGGGGGAATTGATGCTTATGCCTACATGGTAGATGATAGTTTACCTCGTTATTAA